In the genome of Lactuca sativa cultivar Salinas chromosome 3, Lsat_Salinas_v11, whole genome shotgun sequence, the window CACAatattcttttgaggtaatacgGGGACCAAACGCATAAAAATAAACAGTAGAgatcatccgagttaaaaaataagttagagaccaaacgcaTAAATTACCCAAACCAgatggaccattcgtgtaattacTCTTACATTTTCAGTATTTTCACATCTGGATAACTATTTTTTTGTACTTATCTATATAACGAACTTTTTAAAAATATTCACATATGACCGATTATGTTTAGATTTAATTTGCTGCAGACggttataataattataagtaaACATTTCTAAAAAGTTTATTgtctaaatatattaaaaaaaaaaaaaaattagcgcCTGACAAAAGGGCAAGTTATTTCCCTACGGCGGAAAGGGCAATAACATCAATATGACACCACATTTATTATCAACAGTCAATAGAGGGAGCGAAGGACAAGTTACCGCGCTATACAAAACAGTGAAACACCCAAACAAAATTGCTTCCAAAATATTTCTTCCTTTCTTGGATGCATAAAACTTCAATCAGATTCTAGATTTTAATCAAGTCGATTATAAAATGGGGTGTCTAGCAGTGTTCAGCGCTCTAATTCTCCCCGAGCCATGGCAATCGTCCCTCAATTTCACCTCATGTTCGTTACCTTCGGTTTCCCCCAACTTACGATGTGGCTGTCGAATCGCAACGAGGGTTCGCGATTTCAATTTCCGAAGACGAGGTTATCATCAGCTCAATTGCTCTCATAACGAAAACCCATCATCTTCATCTATGGAGAATGAACAGGAGCCCCCTCAAGAAGCTATTCTCAAGGCCATTTCAGGTCAATCAATTTACAGCAAACTGTTTCTGTTTTTCTTTTTGGTTTGAGTGGTGCATATGTTTTGGTGGGGAGTGAAATAAAGAATCTGAATTCTTCATTTGGAAATACGACGATCAATCATTTTAGGATCCGGAGATTTTAATGAATTTGTAAGAAATTCAAATCAATTTCGTATGAACAATCAAAATTTAGGTCTTATTGTATGAAACAGAAAGGGGGTATTCAGTATTCTTAACTTTTATTGCTTCTTATTCTTTCAGTTACCATGGAATCCTAATTCACATACGACTGTCTAAATGCTGAAGATCACACTTCACAGACCATAAAACTGTTTGTTTATGTATCAATTTATGTTGTATTTTGATGTTCATGATCATCATTAAGGATTTACAGTTTATGAGTTTATACAAATTATCTGGGCATTTTACATTTTTGTAGTAATGGTGTTGTATCTAGCAAAACTAACAATTAAAAATATGATTCAGAACTTTCAAAGGCTAAAGGAAGAGTAGGAAAAACTACTAACATGGTTCTTGGAGGAACGATCACCAATGACTCCACCTATGAGTCTCTCAGTCTGAATAAAATGGTATATATTTcttcacaatttttttttcttcaaaacatGAAGTTTCTACTTGAATTGgttataatttttgaaattaaatGCTATAGCTAAACATATACCCAGCTGCTCGAGGATTTACAGCCATTGGATCAGGAGGTGATGATTTTGTGCAATCCATGGTTGTTGCTGTTGAGTCTGTAATTCAACATCCAATCCCACAGGTAATTTCTGCAACTTCATAACTAAAACGCTGCTAATTCAAAAATGTCATAAATGTTGAAACTCAGGTAATTGAGTTTGTTGAAATTTTAAT includes:
- the LOC111919350 gene encoding uncharacterized protein LOC111919350 — protein: MGCLAVFSALILPEPWQSSLNFTSCSLPSVSPNLRCGCRIATRVRDFNFRRRGYHQLNCSHNENPSSSSMENEQEPPQEAILKAISELSKAKGRVGKTTNMVLGGTITNDSTYESLSLNKMLNIYPAARGFTAIGSGGDDFVQSMVVAVESVIQHPIPQGRVKQKLSSGGKYVSVNIGPVQIVSSKQVQAVYYAMRRDDRMRYFL